The following is a genomic window from Polaribacter atrinae.
AGCACATAAAATAATATTTTCTTGTTGAATGTTTTTTAGCGTAACATCCTTTTTCGGAGAAAATAGATCAACATGCACTCCATGACCTACAACGGTATTTTTAATTCCTAAATTTTTACTCATACTTTCTATGAGCGTTACCACTTTATCTGCTTTTTTTAATAATTTTAAAGTTAAACCAGACGGAGTCGTTTCTGCATGACGTGTTGCAATTAATTTGAATTTTGCACCTAAAAAACGAAAAAACAACATTCTCATTATTTCGTTATTTCTATGACAATGCACAACAACTTCTCGATCAGAAAAAAGAAGTTTTTTTAACTTTGATGTAGTAATTTTTTCCCCTTCAACATTATAACCATAAACAGAAGTCTCATATTCTTTATTAAAAAAAGGTAGCACATTTTCTATACTTCTAGTAACTCCGGTTCTTCGTTTATGAAAATGCGTATGTATTAAAATTGGTTTCAAGAGTTATTCTATTTTCTAGGATTAATAAAATATAAAGCAGTAAATAATTCTGTTATTTCATCAAATTATTTACTGCTTTAAATTTAAATAGTTTTATGCAAATTTACGCTCTACAATTTCTATAAAACGAGTCTCTAATTCTTGTTGAGAAGACCAGTCGTAATCTGGCTTAACCATTTTATTAATAAATTTTAAAGCTTCCTTTTCAGTTCCGTAAGTATTTAATTGAGAAACGACTCTATTAAAATCTTCTTGACTACCGTCAAATAAATTCTTAACAAAGGCAATTCTATCATTTAAACCTATTTGAATGTTGGCAGAAAACTTATCGTTTAATGATTTTGGTGCAGCAACAGGTATATCAAATAAAGTAGCCATTTGATCTACAGAAATAGTGTCTTGCAATTCTTCTTCTAAAGACAAAACTTTAGTCTCTTCAATCTTAACCTCTTCTTTTTCTTCTACCAGTTCTGGTTCTGCAAATATAATATCTTCTAATTCATCAAAAGGTTGTTCTATAATTTCTTCAACTACAACCTTCACTTCTTCTTTTACCTCTTCTTTTATTTCTTCTTTTATTTCTTCTTCCACTTCCTCAATTACAAGTTCTTCAACCAACTCTTCTTCAATTAGTTCTTCTACAGGTAAAATTACTTCCTCTTCTTCTATTTCATAAAGTGCTACTTCTTCTTCAATCTCTTCTTTAACCGATTCAATATCAATCGAAACAACTTCTTGTTCTTCTTTTAATTCTAGTCCTTTTTCTACATTTTCAATTAACTCCTCTTTTGTTACTTCTAAATTGGGTGTTGTGTTTATATATTCTTCTACAAAAGCTAATAAAGATAATTTTTCATAAATTTCTTTCGATTTTTCTTTTAAAGCAAACACATCATCTTTATTTTTTAATTGTAAAATGCTGTGCGCTAAACTCATTAAATCGGCTTCTAATTTTTTGTGCATAAGTTGTAAGTTGAAGTTATTTTTTCCTCGTAAATATTCATAAATTTGTTGAAATTCAAAGTAACATCAAATTTAATATTCTAACGCCTAAAATTACAAAATGTTTCTCGAAAATACAGTAAATCATTCAGAACAATTTGGCTGGATTGAAGTAGTTTGTGGCTCTATGTTCTCTGGTAAAACAGAAGAATTAATTAGAAGACTAAAACGCGCTCAATTTGCAAAACAACGCGTAGAAATTTTTAAACCTGCGGTTGATACACGCTACGATGAAGAAGAAGTAGTATCTCATAATGATAATAGAATTCGTTCTACACCAGTACCTGTTGCCTCTAACATTCGTTTATTAGCAACTGATGTTGATGTTGTAGGTATAGATGAAGCTCAGTTTTTTGATGATGAAATTGTTGCCGTTTGTAACGACCTTGCAAACCGAGGTGTTCGAGTAATTGTTGCAGGACTAGATATGGATTTTAAAGGAAACCCTTTTGGCCCAATGCCTGCTTTAATGGCAACGGCAGAATACGTAACAAAAGTACATGCTGTTTGCACACACACAGGAAACTTAGCGAATTACAGTTTTAGAAAAGCTAAAAATGATGATTTAGTACTTTTGGGTGAAACTCAAGAATATGAGCCTTTAAGCAGAGCTGCATATTACAAAGCACTACAAAAACAAAAAAAATTAGCACAAAAAGATGCTAATCCAACTAAGGAATAAATGAATAACCATGTTACAGTTTTAGAAATTGATGGAGATGCATTATTGCATAACCTGAACTATTTTAAAGAAAAATTACAACCAGAAACAAAGATTTTAGCGGTTGTAAAAGCTTTTGGTTATGGTAGTGATGCCATACAAATTGCTAAATTTTTAGAAGATAAAGTATCCTATTTTGCTGTAGCATTTGTTCATGAGGGAATTGCATTACGAGAAGCAG
Proteins encoded in this region:
- a CDS encoding thymidine kinase — translated: MFLENTVNHSEQFGWIEVVCGSMFSGKTEELIRRLKRAQFAKQRVEIFKPAVDTRYDEEEVVSHNDNRIRSTPVPVASNIRLLATDVDVVGIDEAQFFDDEIVAVCNDLANRGVRVIVAGLDMDFKGNPFGPMPALMATAEYVTKVHAVCTHTGNLANYSFRKAKNDDLVLLGETQEYEPLSRAAYYKALQKQKKLAQKDANPTKE